In one Streptomyces sp. NBC_00597 genomic region, the following are encoded:
- a CDS encoding type II secretion system F family protein, translated as MAAVPVPVPLFAGVLCAGTAAWALAGGDRVSRRARVVLAGGRPLLPRGPRRRERLVIAVRVRAARWREWCCLGIGLVVALLGGSLIPLAAGAAAVPIVRRWLRGRRGERARAARAAGVIALCGAAVGELRAGAQPGQALMAAIRRTATDPGGPGANEAAVLAAAAFGGDVPAALRQAAREPGAAGLAGMAACWSISVDGGAGLAAGLDRLEGALRAERDRQESLRAQLAGARSTTVVLALLPLVGLLIGTGLGADPLRVLLHTPVGWGCLLAGGVLEALGLLWCRRIVRAGER; from the coding sequence GTGGCCGCGGTGCCGGTGCCGGTGCCGCTTTTCGCGGGGGTGCTGTGCGCGGGGACGGCCGCCTGGGCCCTGGCCGGGGGAGACCGGGTGTCCCGGCGGGCCCGGGTGGTGCTCGCCGGGGGCCGGCCCCTGCTGCCCCGAGGCCCGAGGCGCCGGGAGCGGCTGGTGATCGCGGTGCGGGTACGTGCCGCGCGGTGGCGGGAGTGGTGCTGCCTCGGGATCGGGCTCGTGGTCGCCTTGCTCGGCGGGTCGCTGATCCCGCTGGCGGCGGGCGCGGCGGCGGTGCCGATCGTGCGGCGGTGGCTACGGGGCCGGCGCGGGGAGCGGGCGCGAGCAGCCCGGGCCGCCGGGGTGATCGCGCTGTGCGGAGCGGCGGTGGGCGAGCTGCGGGCGGGGGCCCAGCCCGGGCAGGCGCTGATGGCGGCGATACGGCGGACGGCTACAGACCCCGGCGGCCCGGGTGCGAACGAGGCGGCGGTGCTGGCCGCCGCGGCGTTCGGCGGGGACGTCCCCGCGGCGCTGCGGCAGGCGGCGCGGGAGCCCGGCGCGGCAGGGCTGGCCGGGATGGCCGCCTGCTGGTCGATCTCCGTGGACGGGGGCGCGGGGCTGGCCGCCGGACTGGACCGGCTGGAAGGGGCGTTGCGGGCCGAGCGGGACCGGCAGGAGTCGCTGCGGGCCCAGTTGGCGGGGGCGAGGTCGACGACCGTGGTGTTGGCCCTGCTGCCGCTGGTCGGTCTGCTGATCGGCACCGGGCTCGGGGCGGATCCGCTCCGCGTGCTGCTGCACACCCCGGTCGGGTGGGGCTGTCTGCTGGCGGGCGGGGTGCTGGAGGCGCTGGGACTGCTGTGGTGCCGGCGGATCGTACGGGCGGGTGAGCGGTGA
- a CDS encoding DUF4244 domain-containing protein, with translation MRIIWFRVRSALSGRANDAGMSTSEYAMGTIAACAFAAVLYKVVTSDVVSTALQSTIGKALDVPF, from the coding sequence ATGAGGATCATCTGGTTTCGTGTGCGGTCGGCGCTGAGTGGCCGCGCCAACGACGCGGGCATGTCCACTTCCGAATACGCCATGGGCACGATCGCGGCGTGTGCATTCGCGGCCGTTCTGTACAAGGTGGTGACGAGTGACGTGGTCTCCACGGCACTTCAGTCGACCATCGGGAAGGCGCTCGATGTGCCCTTCTGA
- a CDS encoding oxidoreductase: MSSASDPLAALGSLPGVAESVDSVRKAVDRVYGHRVMRRRSGEITSEAALRGARGSAALSGADWALEEVRRRTDFGAEAESRTVGAALRLTAEAGQLLSIWRQSPLRVLARLHLVASGSTTDGDAVGRPRLAGEPVDEPFVTLPLPSAEEVAGRLDGLSRLIIAGGSAPALVTSAVVHGELLALRPFGSYNGLVARAAERIVLINSGLDPKAICPAEVGHAEQGREAYLAAFEGYVSGTAEGMAAWIAHCGRAIELGVRESTAVCEALQRGAA, from the coding sequence ATGAGTAGCGCTTCTGACCCGCTGGCCGCCCTGGGTTCGCTCCCGGGCGTCGCCGAATCCGTGGATTCCGTACGCAAGGCCGTGGACCGTGTCTACGGGCACCGGGTGATGCGCCGGCGCAGCGGGGAGATCACCTCGGAGGCCGCGCTGCGCGGGGCCCGCGGGAGCGCGGCACTGTCCGGGGCGGACTGGGCACTGGAGGAGGTGCGCCGCCGCACCGACTTCGGGGCGGAGGCGGAGTCGCGCACGGTGGGCGCGGCGCTGCGCCTCACGGCGGAAGCCGGGCAGCTGCTGAGCATCTGGCGCCAGTCGCCGCTGCGGGTGCTGGCGCGCCTGCACCTGGTGGCGTCGGGGTCGACAACCGACGGTGACGCGGTGGGCCGCCCGCGCCTGGCCGGCGAGCCGGTGGACGAACCCTTCGTCACCCTCCCGCTGCCGAGCGCCGAGGAGGTGGCGGGCCGGTTGGACGGCCTGTCCCGGCTGATCATCGCGGGCGGCTCGGCCCCGGCGCTGGTCACGTCGGCGGTGGTGCACGGCGAGCTGCTGGCGCTGCGCCCGTTCGGTTCGTACAACGGGCTGGTCGCGCGGGCGGCGGAGCGGATCGTGCTGATCAACAGCGGTCTGGACCCGAAGGCGATCTGCCCGGCGGAGGTCGGTCACGCGGAGCAGGGGCGGGAGGCGTACCTGGCGGCGTTCGAGGGCTACGTCTCCGGGACGGCCGAGGGGATGGCGGCCTGGATCGCGCACTGCGGCCGGGCGATCGAACTCGGTGTCCGCGAGTCGACGGCGGTCTGTGAGGCCCTGCAGCGCGGCGCGGCGTAA
- the ssd gene encoding septum site-determining protein Ssd has protein sequence MEAGGIRPLGAPGGPGFVGGRPLIITEDPLLLDDLLRLCAAAGAEPHVHHAVPEQSGGGRDGSGGRGAGSSGVAMEAGRYGVAVAAGGGVGWESAPLVLVGDDAARRVRGAPRRGGVLIVGRDSDDPLVWQRAVEIGAEEVLRLPDAESRLVDRIADVVEGAGKPALAVGVIGGSGGAGASTLACALALRAARAGERTILVDGDPLGGGMDVLLGGESAEGLRWPDFAGSRGRVGAGALEESLPELHALRVLSWDRGDRVLVPPAAMRSVLAAARRRGGVVVVDLPRRVDEAVAEALAQLDLVLMVVPGELRAVAAAGRVAAGVRMVARDVRVVVRGRCPGGLDAEAVAGLLGVPLAGEVPVEVGLPGRVAEGEPPGGHGRGALARFCDGFWRRALGPVQGVTA, from the coding sequence GTGGAAGCAGGCGGAATCAGGCCATTGGGCGCTCCGGGCGGGCCCGGGTTCGTCGGTGGACGGCCGCTGATCATCACCGAGGACCCCCTCCTGCTCGACGATCTGCTGCGGCTGTGCGCGGCCGCGGGCGCCGAGCCGCATGTGCACCATGCGGTGCCCGAGCAAAGCGGAGGCGGTCGTGACGGAAGCGGCGGGCGCGGCGCGGGGAGTTCCGGCGTGGCGATGGAGGCGGGCCGTTACGGCGTGGCGGTGGCGGCGGGCGGGGGCGTCGGCTGGGAGTCCGCGCCGCTCGTGCTCGTCGGGGACGACGCCGCACGCCGGGTGCGCGGGGCTCCGCGCCGGGGCGGGGTGCTGATCGTCGGCAGGGACTCGGACGATCCCCTCGTGTGGCAGCGGGCGGTGGAGATCGGCGCCGAGGAGGTGCTCCGGCTCCCCGATGCCGAGAGCCGGCTCGTCGACCGCATCGCCGATGTGGTGGAGGGGGCCGGGAAACCCGCCCTCGCCGTCGGGGTGATCGGGGGGAGCGGCGGAGCCGGAGCTTCCACCCTGGCGTGCGCACTCGCCCTCCGGGCCGCCCGCGCGGGGGAGCGGACCATCCTGGTCGACGGGGACCCGCTCGGCGGCGGCATGGACGTGCTGCTCGGCGGCGAGAGCGCCGAGGGGCTGCGCTGGCCGGACTTCGCCGGCTCGCGGGGCCGGGTGGGCGCCGGCGCGCTGGAGGAGTCCCTGCCGGAGCTGCACGCCCTGCGGGTGCTCAGCTGGGACCGCGGGGACCGGGTGCTGGTGCCGCCGGCGGCGATGCGCTCGGTACTGGCCGCCGCGCGCCGCCGGGGCGGGGTGGTGGTGGTCGACCTGCCCCGGCGGGTGGACGAAGCCGTGGCCGAGGCGCTGGCGCAGCTGGACCTGGTGCTGATGGTGGTGCCGGGCGAGTTGCGGGCGGTGGCTGCCGCGGGGCGGGTCGCGGCCGGGGTGCGGATGGTGGCCCGGGACGTCCGCGTGGTCGTACGGGGCCGCTGTCCGGGCGGGCTCGACGCCGAAGCGGTGGCCGGGCTGCTCGGGGTGCCGCTGGCCGGCGAGGTGCCGGTCGAGGTGGGGCTCCCGGGGCGGGTCGCCGAGGGGGAACCACCGGGCGGGCACGGGCGGGGCGCGCTGGCCCGGTTCTGTGACGGCTTCTGGCGGCGGGCACTCGGTCCTGTCCAGGGGGTGACGGCATGA
- a CDS encoding HAD family hydrolase, producing MVGAYARGVEIQPLPHSSPRTAAFFDLDKTVIAKSSTLTFSKSFYHGGLINRRAVLRTAYTQFIYLVGGADHDQMERMREYLSSLCKGWNVQQVREIVAETLHDLIDPLIYDEAASLIEAHHTAGRDVVIVSTSGAEVVEPIGEMLGADRVVATRMVIGEDGCFTGEVEYYAYGPTKAEAVRELAESEGYDLSRCYAYSDSVTDIPMLEAVGHPHAVNPDRALRKEAVAREWPVLVFNRPVRLKQRLPGLSMPARPALVAAAALGAAAATAGLVWYASRRRASALAAVTTSV from the coding sequence ATGGTGGGCGCATATGCTCGGGGCGTGGAAATCCAGCCCTTGCCGCACTCGTCGCCCCGCACCGCAGCCTTCTTCGACCTGGACAAGACGGTCATTGCGAAGTCAAGCACTCTGACGTTCAGCAAGTCCTTCTACCACGGCGGTCTGATCAACCGCCGAGCCGTGCTGCGCACCGCCTACACCCAGTTCATCTACCTGGTCGGCGGCGCCGACCACGATCAGATGGAACGGATGCGTGAGTACCTGTCCTCCCTCTGCAAGGGGTGGAACGTCCAGCAGGTGCGGGAGATCGTCGCCGAGACGCTGCACGACCTCATCGACCCGCTGATCTACGACGAGGCCGCCTCCCTCATCGAGGCCCACCACACGGCCGGCCGCGACGTGGTGATCGTGTCGACCTCCGGAGCCGAAGTCGTCGAGCCGATCGGCGAGATGCTCGGCGCGGACCGGGTCGTCGCCACGCGCATGGTCATCGGCGAGGACGGCTGCTTCACGGGCGAGGTCGAGTACTACGCGTACGGGCCCACCAAGGCCGAGGCCGTACGCGAACTCGCGGAGTCCGAGGGGTACGACCTCTCGCGCTGCTACGCGTACAGCGACTCGGTGACGGACATCCCGATGCTGGAGGCGGTCGGGCACCCGCACGCCGTCAACCCCGACCGGGCGCTGCGCAAGGAAGCGGTGGCTCGCGAGTGGCCGGTACTGGTGTTCAACCGGCCGGTGCGGTTGAAGCAGCGGCTGCCCGGGCTGTCGATGCCCGCGCGGCCGGCGCTCGTCGCCGCCGCGGCCTTGGGGGCGGCAGCGGCCACCGCCGGGCTGGTCTGGTACGCGAGCCGGCGCCGGGCGAGCGCCCTGGCCGCCGTCACGACGTCCGTCTGA
- a CDS encoding TadA family conjugal transfer-associated ATPase: protein MSAVLLDAVRQRLAESGAEPTPARVAAALRAQGRLLGDAEVLGVAAELRSELVGAGPLEALLADPEVTDVLVAAPDRVWVDRGGGLELTGVTFRDTEAVRRLAQRLAAVAGRRLDDARPWVDARMPDGTRLHAVLPPVAVGSACLSLRVVRPRAFTLDELVEAGTLPPGGQRLLRDMIEARLSFLVSGGTGTGKTTLLSALLGLVGPGERIVLAEDSAELRPDHPHVVRLETRPANQEGAGLVTLADLVRQALRMRPDRLVVGEVRGAEVADLLAALNTGHEGGCGTVHANAAAHVPARLEALGTSAGLDRAALHSQLAAALTLVVHLVRDRAGRRRVAEVHVLERDAAGLVVTVPALRWSARGFARESGWEQLRPLLRGAR from the coding sequence ATGAGCGCCGTACTCCTGGATGCGGTGCGGCAGCGGCTCGCGGAGAGCGGCGCGGAGCCGACCCCGGCCCGGGTGGCGGCCGCCCTGCGGGCACAGGGCCGGCTGCTCGGGGACGCGGAAGTCCTTGGTGTGGCAGCCGAGTTGCGGTCCGAACTGGTCGGCGCCGGCCCGCTGGAGGCGTTGCTCGCCGACCCGGAGGTCACCGATGTCCTGGTGGCCGCCCCGGACCGGGTGTGGGTGGACCGCGGAGGCGGACTGGAGCTGACCGGGGTGACCTTCAGGGACACCGAGGCCGTGCGCAGGCTCGCCCAGCGGCTGGCCGCCGTCGCCGGCCGGCGCCTGGACGACGCCCGGCCCTGGGTGGACGCCCGGATGCCGGACGGCACCAGGCTGCACGCCGTGCTGCCGCCGGTGGCGGTCGGCTCGGCCTGCCTGTCGCTGCGGGTGGTGAGGCCGAGGGCGTTCACGCTGGACGAGCTGGTCGAGGCGGGCACGCTGCCGCCCGGCGGGCAGCGGCTGCTGCGGGACATGATCGAGGCCCGGCTGTCGTTCCTCGTCTCCGGCGGGACCGGCACCGGCAAGACCACCCTCCTCAGTGCCCTGTTGGGGCTGGTCGGCCCCGGTGAGCGGATCGTCCTGGCGGAGGATTCCGCGGAGCTGCGCCCCGACCATCCGCATGTGGTGCGACTGGAGACCCGACCGGCCAATCAGGAGGGGGCTGGTTTGGTCACCCTGGCGGATCTGGTCCGACAGGCGCTGCGGATGCGCCCGGACCGGCTGGTCGTCGGTGAGGTCCGGGGCGCCGAAGTCGCGGATCTCCTGGCGGCTTTGAACACGGGCCACGAAGGCGGCTGTGGCACGGTCCATGCCAATGCCGCAGCCCACGTGCCGGCTCGACTGGAGGCGCTCGGGACGTCCGCCGGGCTCGATCGGGCCGCCCTGCACAGCCAGTTGGCGGCCGCGCTGACCCTGGTGGTCCATCTGGTCCGGGACCGGGCCGGGCGGCGTCGGGTGGCCGAGGTGCACGTCCTGGAGCGGGACGCCGCCGGCCTGGTGGTCACCGTGCCGGCGCTTCGCTGGTCCGCCCGGGGCTTCGCACGGGAGTCGGGCTGGGAGCAGCTGCGTCCGCTGCTGCGGGGTGCACGGTGA
- a CDS encoding ATP-binding protein, with amino-acid sequence MKIAFVGKGGSGKTTLSSLFIRHLAANEAPVVAVDADINQHLGAALGLAEEEASALPALGAHLPLIKEYLRGSNPRISCADTMIKTTPPGAGSRLLRVTEDNPVYEACARTVLLDGEPVRLMATGPFTESDLGVACYHSKVGAVELCLNHLVDGPDEYVVVDMTAGSDSFASGMFTRFDVTFLVAEPTRKGISVYRQYKEYARDFGVVLKVIGNKVQGTDDIEFLQDEVGEDLLVTVGHSDWVRAMEKGRPAAFELLEASNRLALQALQDAADDSYAHRDWERYTEQMVHFHLRNAQSWGNAKTGVDLAAQVDPDFVLREGTGGEAAAPELPEPPPSELVSPRPNPLRPAPQPA; translated from the coding sequence ATGAAGATCGCTTTCGTAGGAAAGGGCGGCAGCGGCAAGACGACCCTGTCCTCCCTCTTCATCCGCCACCTCGCCGCCAATGAGGCCCCTGTCGTCGCGGTGGACGCCGACATCAACCAGCACCTGGGCGCAGCCCTCGGACTCGCCGAAGAGGAAGCTTCCGCGCTGCCCGCCCTGGGCGCGCACCTGCCCCTGATCAAGGAGTACCTGCGGGGCTCCAACCCGCGCATCTCCTGCGCCGACACGATGATCAAGACCACCCCGCCCGGCGCCGGATCGCGCCTGCTGCGGGTCACCGAGGACAACCCGGTGTACGAGGCCTGCGCGCGCACGGTGCTGCTCGACGGGGAGCCGGTACGGCTGATGGCCACCGGGCCGTTCACGGAGTCGGACCTCGGGGTCGCCTGCTACCACTCCAAGGTCGGGGCGGTGGAGCTGTGTCTCAACCACCTGGTCGACGGCCCCGACGAGTACGTGGTGGTCGACATGACCGCCGGCTCGGACTCCTTCGCCTCGGGCATGTTCACCCGCTTCGACGTGACCTTCCTGGTCGCGGAACCGACCCGCAAGGGCATCTCCGTCTACCGCCAGTACAAGGAGTACGCCCGGGACTTCGGGGTGGTGCTCAAGGTCATCGGCAACAAGGTGCAGGGAACGGACGACATCGAATTCCTCCAGGACGAGGTCGGGGAAGACCTGCTCGTCACCGTCGGGCACTCCGACTGGGTGCGTGCCATGGAGAAGGGTCGCCCCGCGGCGTTCGAGCTGCTGGAGGCGAGCAACCGGCTCGCGCTCCAGGCCCTGCAGGACGCGGCCGACGACTCGTACGCCCACCGCGACTGGGAGCGGTACACCGAGCAGATGGTCCACTTCCACCTGCGGAACGCGCAGAGCTGGGGCAACGCCAAGACCGGGGTCGACCTGGCTGCCCAGGTCGACCCCGATTTCGTGCTGCGGGAGGGCACCGGCGGAGAGGCGGCGGCCCCGGAGCTCCCGGAGCCGCCGCCCTCGGAGCTCGTCAGTCCTCGCCCGAACCCTCTTCGGCCGGCTCCGCAGCCGGCTTGA
- a CDS encoding SulP family inorganic anion transporter, which produces MTATSPTPLVKDLDEPASAPGTTADGTAGSRPGSSPRKGHRADLHADLSASLTVFLIALPLSLGIALATGAPLQAGLVAAAVGGIVAGRLGGTPLQVSGPATGLTVVTAELIQRYGWRTTCAITVLAGCCQLALAALRTARSALMVSPAIVHGMLAGVGVTIALAQLHIVLGGTPQSSAVANVKGLPAQLADLHPAALGVSALTLAVLLGWPRLPGRAGLALRKVPAALAAVATATAFAALTGLSVPRVDLPSWRSHALPGFPEGPVLGIIAAVLTVTLVGSVESLLSAVATDKLIASQRRTGNRPPRADLNRELRGQGAANILSGALGGLPVAGGAVRSVANVKSGAVSRRSVMLHGLWILLAAGLLVPVLDLIPLAALAALVMALGVRMVSATHLRTVTRHREIAVYVTTITAVVLGGVLLGVAIGIAVAVAIALHRLARTRITVEVCDGVHRVWARGQLTFLAVPRLSRVLNQIPPGGRVVVELDGSFMDHAAYETLQDWQDAHLVHGGSLEVTGRSTTRMGAADRGDRGDRVPRGGHHCCRPWTPWMNHCDHRPVAEPTIPGAAAALDAMETVEPPAPRRRRGAGQLASGISAFQRDTAPHVRDELARLAREGQQPSQLFLTCADSRLVTSMITASGPGDLFTVRNVGNLVPLPGAEAADDSVAAAIEYAVDVLKVDSITVCGHSGCGAMQALLNSTPGAPMTPLRRWLRHGLPSLERMGSRHHAWARIAGRLPADAVEQLCLTNVVQQLEHLRAHESVARRLAEGTLELHGMYFHVGEAQAYLLSEGEDFFDCRVFDSVGQHV; this is translated from the coding sequence ATGACAGCCACTTCCCCCACGCCCCTCGTCAAGGACCTCGACGAGCCCGCCAGCGCGCCCGGCACCACGGCCGACGGCACCGCCGGCAGCCGGCCCGGCAGCTCGCCCCGCAAGGGGCACCGCGCCGATCTGCACGCCGACCTCTCCGCCTCCCTGACCGTCTTCCTGATCGCCCTGCCGCTCTCCCTCGGCATCGCCCTGGCCACCGGTGCCCCGCTCCAGGCGGGCCTGGTCGCCGCGGCCGTCGGCGGGATCGTGGCCGGGCGCCTGGGCGGAACCCCCCTCCAGGTGAGCGGGCCGGCGACCGGACTCACCGTCGTCACTGCCGAGTTGATCCAGCGCTACGGGTGGCGCACCACCTGCGCCATCACCGTGCTCGCCGGCTGCTGCCAGCTCGCGCTGGCCGCGCTGCGCACCGCCCGCTCGGCGCTCATGGTCAGTCCGGCCATCGTGCACGGCATGCTCGCGGGCGTCGGCGTGACGATCGCCCTGGCCCAGCTGCACATCGTCCTCGGCGGCACTCCGCAGAGCTCCGCCGTCGCCAACGTCAAGGGGCTGCCCGCCCAGTTGGCCGATCTGCACCCGGCCGCACTCGGTGTCAGCGCCCTGACCCTGGCCGTACTGCTCGGCTGGCCGCGGCTGCCCGGACGGGCGGGGCTCGCCCTGCGCAAGGTGCCGGCCGCGCTGGCCGCCGTCGCCACGGCTACGGCGTTCGCCGCGCTGACGGGGCTCAGCGTGCCACGGGTGGACCTGCCGTCCTGGCGCAGCCACGCGCTGCCGGGGTTCCCCGAGGGCCCCGTCCTCGGCATCATCGCGGCCGTCCTGACGGTCACGCTGGTCGGCAGCGTGGAATCCCTGCTGTCCGCGGTGGCCACCGACAAGCTGATCGCCTCCCAGCGGCGTACGGGCAACCGTCCGCCGCGCGCCGACCTCAACCGCGAACTGCGCGGACAGGGCGCTGCGAACATCCTCTCCGGAGCGCTCGGCGGGCTGCCCGTCGCGGGCGGGGCGGTCCGCAGCGTGGCCAATGTCAAGTCCGGTGCCGTCAGTCGCCGGTCGGTCATGCTGCACGGGCTGTGGATCCTGCTCGCGGCCGGGCTGCTCGTCCCGGTCCTCGACCTGATCCCGCTCGCGGCGCTGGCCGCGCTGGTGATGGCACTGGGCGTGCGGATGGTGAGCGCCACGCACCTGCGTACCGTCACCCGGCACCGCGAGATCGCGGTCTACGTGACGACGATCACGGCGGTGGTGCTCGGCGGGGTCCTGCTGGGGGTCGCCATCGGCATTGCGGTGGCCGTCGCGATCGCCCTGCACCGGCTGGCCCGGACCCGGATCACGGTGGAGGTGTGCGACGGGGTCCACCGGGTGTGGGCTCGCGGGCAGTTGACCTTCCTCGCGGTGCCGCGGCTGAGCCGGGTGCTCAACCAGATCCCGCCCGGCGGGCGCGTGGTGGTGGAGCTGGACGGCTCGTTCATGGACCACGCGGCGTACGAGACGCTGCAGGACTGGCAGGACGCGCACCTGGTGCACGGCGGCTCACTGGAGGTCACCGGCCGCTCCACCACCCGGATGGGCGCGGCGGACCGCGGCGACCGCGGTGACCGGGTCCCGCGCGGCGGGCACCACTGCTGCCGCCCCTGGACGCCGTGGATGAACCACTGCGACCACCGGCCGGTGGCCGAGCCCACGATCCCCGGCGCGGCCGCGGCCCTCGACGCGATGGAGACCGTGGAGCCCCCGGCCCCGCGGCGCCGCCGGGGCGCCGGCCAATTGGCGAGCGGGATCAGCGCCTTCCAGCGGGACACCGCGCCGCACGTCCGGGACGAACTGGCCCGGCTGGCCCGGGAGGGGCAGCAGCCCTCGCAGCTCTTCCTGACCTGCGCGGACTCCCGCCTGGTGACCAGCATGATCACGGCCAGCGGTCCGGGCGACCTGTTCACGGTCCGCAACGTCGGCAACCTGGTCCCCCTGCCGGGTGCCGAGGCCGCGGACGACTCGGTCGCGGCGGCCATCGAGTACGCGGTGGACGTGCTCAAGGTGGACAGCATCACGGTGTGCGGGCACTCGGGCTGTGGAGCGATGCAGGCGCTGCTGAACTCCACGCCCGGGGCCCCGATGACGCCGCTGCGCCGGTGGCTCCGGCACGGGCTGCCCAGCCTGGAGCGGATGGGCAGCCGGCACCACGCCTGGGCCCGGATCGCGGGCCGGCTCCCGGCGGACGCCGTGGAGCAGCTGTGCCTGACCAATGTGGTGCAGCAGCTGGAGCACCTGCGGGCGCACGAATC
- a CDS encoding type II secretion system F family protein has protein sequence MGALVVHRLGMAVCLAAAAVCTASAVAARVRARAARRRIAALLSAEPERRARALGSGLLAVVKAWAGPAGALLATWVLVGGAPGVLAGCGAAVGVWRWLRRARPSAGVYPQEAERQLPFAADLLAACLAAGAAPVEAAEVVGESLGGPVGERLALAGAELRLGGEPGAAWGRLAEIPGARALAECLERAARTGAPAAEPVSRLATALREDRVRQAGARAQRAAVLVTAPVGLCFLPAFLAVGVAPVVIGMASGLLSAT, from the coding sequence ATGGGCGCTCTCGTGGTCCACAGGCTGGGGATGGCGGTGTGCCTCGCGGCGGCGGCGGTGTGCACGGCCTCGGCGGTGGCGGCGCGGGTCCGGGCTCGGGCGGCCCGGCGCAGGATCGCGGCGCTGCTGTCAGCGGAACCGGAGCGGCGGGCGCGGGCGCTCGGATCCGGGTTGCTGGCGGTGGTGAAGGCGTGGGCCGGCCCGGCCGGGGCGCTGTTGGCGACCTGGGTGCTGGTCGGCGGTGCGCCGGGCGTACTGGCCGGCTGCGGGGCGGCGGTCGGGGTGTGGCGCTGGCTGCGGCGGGCACGACCGTCGGCCGGGGTGTATCCGCAGGAGGCGGAGCGTCAGTTGCCGTTCGCCGCCGACCTGTTGGCGGCCTGCCTGGCGGCCGGTGCGGCGCCGGTGGAGGCCGCTGAGGTGGTCGGTGAATCGCTGGGCGGCCCGGTGGGCGAACGGTTGGCGCTGGCCGGGGCGGAGCTGCGGCTCGGCGGCGAACCGGGGGCGGCGTGGGGGAGGTTGGCGGAGATACCGGGCGCCAGGGCGCTCGCGGAATGCCTGGAGCGGGCAGCCCGGACGGGTGCTCCGGCCGCGGAGCCGGTCTCCCGGCTGGCGACGGCCCTGCGCGAGGACCGGGTCCGTCAGGCGGGCGCCCGGGCGCAGCGGGCGGCGGTGCTCGTCACCGCTCCGGTGGGGCTGTGTTTCCTCCCCGCGTTTCTCGCGGTCGGAGTGGCCCCGGTGGTGATCGGAATGGCTTCCGGGCTCCTCTCCGCCACCTGA
- a CDS encoding TadE family type IV pilus minor pilin, whose protein sequence is MCPSEEKRRGPGDRGYVTAEAALVIPALVLFATLLVWALMAAAAQIRCVDAARAGARAAARSEPPGVAEAAARAAAPPGAEVGLERNGDLWRVRVAAPAPGPGGLPVRLGAQAVALAEDAVGPPP, encoded by the coding sequence ATGTGCCCTTCTGAGGAAAAGCGCCGCGGGCCGGGCGACCGGGGATACGTGACGGCGGAGGCCGCCCTGGTGATCCCCGCGCTCGTGCTCTTCGCGACCCTGCTGGTGTGGGCGCTGATGGCGGCGGCCGCGCAGATCCGGTGTGTGGACGCGGCGAGGGCCGGCGCCCGGGCGGCGGCCCGGTCGGAGCCGCCGGGCGTGGCGGAGGCGGCGGCCCGGGCGGCCGCCCCGCCGGGGGCGGAAGTGGGGCTGGAGCGCAACGGGGACCTGTGGCGGGTCCGGGTGGCGGCGCCGGCGCCCGGCCCGGGCGGGCTGCCGGTGCGGCTCGGGGCGCAGGCGGTGGCTCTGGCGGAGGACGCGGTGGGGCCGCCGCCATGA
- a CDS encoding Rv3654c family TadE-like protein, protein MSRDRGSATVWAALVATVLGAVFGGVLLLGQAVVARHRAAAAADLASLAAAATWTHGPEAACTAARRVAAAQGAAVTACSVGGEVAEVTARPATGPFTPTIRARAGPPLPASG, encoded by the coding sequence ATGAGCCGGGACCGGGGTTCGGCAACGGTGTGGGCGGCGCTGGTGGCGACCGTGCTCGGAGCGGTGTTCGGAGGGGTGCTGCTGCTCGGCCAAGCCGTCGTGGCCCGTCACCGGGCGGCGGCGGCCGCCGACCTGGCTTCCCTCGCGGCGGCCGCCACCTGGACCCACGGCCCGGAGGCCGCCTGTACCGCGGCCCGCCGGGTCGCAGCGGCACAGGGCGCGGCCGTGACCGCCTGCAGCGTCGGGGGCGAGGTGGCCGAGGTGACGGCCCGACCCGCGACGGGCCCCTTCACACCGACGATCAGAGCCCGTGCGGGGCCGCCACTGCCCGCCTCCGGCTGA